TACCATACCTATGCAAAGAGTGTGAAGAACGATGGTTTGATATTGATCGATAGTGATTTGGTGAAAGCACAAGAAGTGAAGAACCTCTATTCAGTACCTGCAACCCGCATCGCCGAAGAGCTCGGTAGAAGAATGGTTGCCAATATCTTAATGTTAGGTTTCTTTACCGCTGTAACGAGAATCGTCAGCTATGATGCGATGAGACAATCGATTCTTACATCGGTCCCAAAGGGTACTGAAGAGTTGAATATAAGGGCTTTTGAGAAAGGCTACGAATATGGAACGACGATCTTCAAAAAGGTTTGACT
This DNA window, taken from Nitrososphaerales archaeon, encodes the following:
- a CDS encoding 2-oxoacid:ferredoxin oxidoreductase subunit gamma; translated protein: MKWEVRFAGFGGQGIILSGYILGKAASIYDKKNAVLTQSYGPEARGGACVADVIISDERIGYPKIDAPDVLVAMSQAAYHTYAKSVKNDGLILIDSDLVKAQEVKNLYSVPATRIAEELGRRMVANILMLGFFTAVTRIVSYDAMRQSILTSVPKGTEELNIRAFEKGYEYGTTIFKKV